A region from the Nocardioides coralli genome encodes:
- a CDS encoding HNH endonuclease signature motif containing protein — MAAPHQSGQVAGSCQDRTGRGCQWWGLGWDQVRTSDAAPWVRAGSLRVPPPTGTPCRAPWDPPAGGRRLFTPAQRRALTARDRGCTTEGCGLPASVCDAHHDLPWSVGGPTDLTNARLLCPRHHRLAHDRRYTTHTTPTGRISFHRRT, encoded by the coding sequence ATCGCAGCACCTCACCAGTCTGGTCAGGTCGCGGGGTCGTGCCAAGACCGAACCGGGCGGGGTTGTCAGTGGTGGGGTCTAGGTTGGGACCAGGTTCGAACCAGTGATGCGGCACCGTGGGTTCGGGCCGGGAGCCTCCGGGTTCCGCCTCCCACAGGCACACCGTGTCGCGCACCGTGGGACCCACCGGCTGGTGGGCGGCGCCTGTTCACCCCCGCCCAACGCCGCGCCCTCACCGCCCGCGACCGCGGCTGCACCACCGAGGGCTGCGGCCTCCCCGCCTCCGTCTGCGACGCCCACCACGACCTGCCCTGGTCGGTCGGCGGCCCCACCGACCTCACCAACGCCCGCCTGCTCTGTCCGAGGCACCACCGGCTCGCCCACGACCGCCGCTACACCACCCACACCACCCCAACCGGGCGGATCAGCTTCCACCGACGGACATAG
- a CDS encoding Kelch repeat-containing protein, which produces MLRSPVRLVVLVAVITAAGCSVAPDTAPGEQTRRDTSGGADRAALAGRAAHTMTALPNGDLLVAGGCDTDGCAAATNSAFLLSGTSLDEVDDLAQARDSHTAVALPGGRVLVAGGFAGEGRPPLASAEVFDPVTGTWDTTGSLREGRGGHAAALLGDGRVLVAGGWVGPSTYTSTTEIYDPVTGDFTAGPRLPVAADGLAATPLGDGCVLVVGGQSRSQVATDRAVTVCPDGSLREVGSLQTARFKHGATALDSGEVLVVGGTPDDEALLTSTELYDPRTRRFRPGPELLAGRYKLTDAVATLPDGRVAVAGGGNGVELIDIGAGITTDVDALGRRTRSFSTVGVTDGQLVVVGGYDESIRLTHTYLTLPVTDL; this is translated from the coding sequence GTGCTGCGATCCCCGGTCAGGCTGGTCGTGCTCGTCGCGGTGATCACGGCTGCAGGGTGCTCGGTCGCACCAGACACCGCGCCCGGAGAGCAGACCCGGCGCGACACCTCGGGCGGGGCGGATCGGGCCGCGCTGGCAGGGCGGGCGGCCCACACGATGACGGCGCTTCCGAACGGAGATCTCCTGGTCGCCGGAGGTTGTGACACGGACGGGTGCGCTGCCGCGACGAACTCGGCGTTCCTGCTGTCAGGGACCTCGCTGGACGAGGTCGATGACCTCGCGCAGGCGCGCGACTCCCACACTGCAGTCGCCCTGCCTGGTGGTCGGGTGCTGGTGGCGGGAGGTTTCGCCGGGGAGGGCCGACCACCGCTGGCCAGCGCGGAGGTCTTCGACCCGGTCACAGGGACCTGGGACACCACCGGATCGCTGCGCGAGGGCCGCGGTGGCCACGCCGCGGCCCTTCTCGGCGACGGCCGGGTCCTCGTGGCCGGGGGCTGGGTGGGTCCCTCGACCTACACCAGCACGACCGAGATCTACGACCCGGTGACGGGTGACTTCACGGCCGGTCCACGGCTCCCGGTAGCGGCCGACGGACTCGCGGCGACACCCCTGGGCGACGGGTGTGTGCTCGTCGTCGGTGGTCAGTCACGATCGCAGGTGGCCACGGACCGAGCAGTCACCGTCTGCCCCGACGGGTCGCTCCGCGAGGTCGGGAGTCTGCAGACCGCGCGCTTCAAGCACGGCGCGACGGCGCTCGACTCCGGCGAGGTGCTCGTGGTCGGCGGTACCCCCGACGACGAGGCGCTGCTCACCAGCACCGAGCTGTACGACCCCCGGACCCGACGCTTCCGGCCCGGTCCCGAGCTGCTGGCGGGGAGGTACAAGCTGACCGACGCGGTGGCGACGCTGCCCGACGGTCGTGTGGCGGTCGCCGGCGGCGGCAACGGCGTGGAGCTGATCGACATCGGCGCCGGGATCACCACGGACGTCGACGCACTCGGTCGCCGCACGCGGTCCTTCTCGACGGTGGGAGTGACCGACGGTCAGCTCGTCGTGGTCGGCGGCTACGACGAGTCGATCCGGCTCACCCACACCTACCTCACGCTGCCCGTCACTGATCTCTGA
- a CDS encoding GNAT family N-acetyltransferase, giving the protein MPDFTWLPANQAATEDVLALFATGGARRCRCQAMKVPGWIWRDTTQEERDAALLEQTACGTPGPTSGLVGYVGGEAAGWVAVEPREKYPRLWSRKQPWMRMDPELEGVWSVTCFVVRKGFRRSGLTYELARATVEYGEQVGARVLEGYPMEPAPGKTVIWDEASVGLGQVFVEAGYEVVASPTLRRRVVRRRVGGD; this is encoded by the coding sequence ATGCCCGACTTCACGTGGCTGCCGGCCAACCAGGCAGCGACCGAGGACGTCCTGGCCCTGTTCGCCACGGGCGGCGCCCGTCGGTGCCGGTGCCAGGCGATGAAGGTGCCCGGCTGGATCTGGCGCGACACCACCCAGGAGGAGCGGGACGCCGCCCTGCTGGAGCAGACCGCCTGCGGCACGCCGGGTCCGACGTCAGGGCTGGTCGGGTACGTCGGTGGCGAAGCGGCCGGGTGGGTGGCGGTCGAGCCACGCGAGAAGTACCCCCGGCTGTGGAGTCGCAAGCAGCCGTGGATGCGGATGGACCCCGAGCTCGAGGGCGTGTGGTCGGTCACCTGCTTCGTCGTCCGCAAGGGCTTTCGCCGGTCGGGGCTGACCTACGAGCTGGCCCGGGCCACCGTCGAGTACGGCGAGCAGGTCGGCGCCCGCGTGCTGGAGGGCTACCCCATGGAGCCGGCGCCCGGTAAGACCGTGATCTGGGACGAGGCGTCGGTGGGGCTGGGGCAGGTGTTCGTCGAGGCCGGCTACGAGGTGGTGGCCTCCCCCACCCTCCGGCGACGCGTGGTGCGACGGCGAGTCGGGGGCGACTGA
- a CDS encoding PHP domain-containing protein — MTLPADSHVHSEWSWDAPGGSMAESCRRAVDLGLPAIAFTEHVDHTVWRVATELLAPEDHLTRMSEDGLLRPPAFDVEGYLAAVEECRDRFPELRVLSGLELGEPHRHAPQVGDVLRRGDFDRVLGSVHSLPSGSEYAEPPGLFPRLGAAEVLRRYLAEVVDLASSDGHFEVLAHIDYPLRSWPSHAAPFDPHDFEHDFRETLRAVASSGRALEVSTRVPLHRLLLRWWREEGGQAVSFGSDAHDPASVARGFRAVVHLAESEGFRPGPHPHELWGR; from the coding sequence GTGACGCTGCCTGCCGACAGCCACGTGCACAGCGAGTGGTCGTGGGATGCGCCGGGCGGCTCGATGGCGGAGTCGTGTCGTCGCGCCGTCGACCTGGGCCTCCCGGCCATCGCGTTCACCGAGCATGTGGACCACACCGTGTGGCGGGTGGCCACGGAGCTCCTGGCGCCCGAGGACCACCTCACGCGCATGAGTGAAGACGGGTTGCTGCGTCCCCCCGCCTTCGACGTCGAGGGTTACCTGGCTGCCGTGGAGGAGTGCCGGGATCGCTTCCCCGAGCTCCGGGTCCTGAGCGGCCTCGAGCTCGGTGAGCCACACCGGCACGCCCCACAGGTGGGCGACGTCCTGCGTCGCGGCGACTTCGACCGGGTGCTCGGCTCAGTCCACAGCCTGCCGAGCGGCAGTGAGTACGCCGAGCCTCCTGGGCTCTTCCCCCGACTCGGAGCCGCCGAGGTGCTGCGCCGCTACCTGGCTGAGGTGGTCGATCTCGCGAGCTCGGACGGCCACTTCGAGGTCCTGGCCCACATCGACTATCCCCTCCGGAGCTGGCCTTCCCACGCGGCCCCGTTCGATCCCCACGACTTCGAGCACGATTTTCGAGAGACGCTTCGCGCGGTCGCGTCCTCGGGACGGGCACTCGAGGTGAGCACGCGGGTGCCGTTGCACCGGCTCCTGCTCCGGTGGTGGCGGGAGGAGGGTGGGCAGGCCGTGAGCTTCGGCAGCGATGCGCACGACCCGGCCTCCGTGGCCCGCGGCTTCCGGGCAGTCGTCCACCTGGCCGAGTCCGAGGGCTTCCGCCCCGGGCCCCACCCCCACGAGCTGTGGGGCAGGTGA
- a CDS encoding TraR/DksA family transcriptional regulator, which yields MEARDRLEAERARVLRRLGNLTEDFDAVVAASRDTNADDEHDPEGATIAFERSQVSALVQQARHHLAEIDAAVRRVEAGSYGTCEACGGSIGAERLEARPVARTCIRCAGARR from the coding sequence ATGGAGGCCCGCGACCGGCTCGAGGCCGAACGCGCACGAGTGTTGCGGCGGCTCGGCAACCTCACCGAGGACTTCGACGCCGTCGTCGCGGCGTCGCGGGACACCAACGCTGACGACGAGCACGACCCCGAGGGCGCCACCATCGCCTTCGAGCGCTCGCAGGTCTCGGCGCTGGTGCAGCAGGCTCGGCACCACCTGGCGGAGATCGACGCCGCCGTACGCCGGGTCGAGGCCGGCAGCTACGGGACGTGCGAGGCGTGCGGCGGGTCGATCGGCGCCGAGCGGCTCGAAGCCCGACCCGTGGCTCGGACCTGCATCAGGTGCGCCGGCGCGCGTCGATGA
- a CDS encoding SRPBCC family protein has translation MRPRWVEEVAPTPDEVRRRVVGDDLVPEADVVMDRAFTVPAPPDQVWPWLVQLGKDRAGWYLPRPVERFVPRSRRALRRVEPRWQGLAVGDVIPDYGGREEWFRAEVVDPPTVLVYSSRRGRTDVSWAISLTPSDGGTRVHLRLRLAPVRHRFLARTAGGLVDLLTIAGMAAGLRERVAGS, from the coding sequence ATGAGGCCCCGCTGGGTGGAGGAGGTGGCGCCGACGCCGGACGAGGTACGCCGCCGCGTGGTCGGCGACGACCTGGTCCCCGAGGCGGACGTCGTCATGGACCGTGCGTTCACGGTGCCGGCGCCGCCCGACCAGGTCTGGCCCTGGCTGGTGCAGCTCGGCAAGGACCGCGCCGGGTGGTACCTCCCGCGGCCGGTCGAGCGGTTCGTCCCGCGCTCGCGTCGCGCGCTGCGCCGGGTCGAGCCGCGGTGGCAGGGGCTGGCGGTGGGCGACGTCATCCCCGACTACGGCGGGCGCGAGGAGTGGTTCCGGGCGGAGGTCGTCGACCCGCCGACGGTGCTCGTCTACAGCTCACGCCGGGGGCGCACCGACGTCAGCTGGGCGATCTCGCTGACGCCGTCCGACGGTGGAACCCGCGTCCACCTCCGGCTCCGGCTCGCGCCGGTGCGCCACCGGTTCCTCGCGCGGACGGCCGGCGGGCTGGTCGACCTGCTCACCATCGCGGGGATGGCCGCCGGGCTGCGCGAGCGCGTGGCCGGGTCGTGA
- a CDS encoding alpha/beta fold hydrolase — protein sequence MDIVLVPGLWLNAASWDDVTPHLEQAGHRAHPLTLPGMESPRADRDGITLDDHVDAVVAALDAADAPVLLVGHSVGSGIAHAALDRRPDRVARAVHVGGFPSEDGQPLLAGLEAKDGEVAMPDWKAIGEEANVADLDDDALARLYAHAIPVPEPVITTPVRLTDERRYTVPVTSVCPEYTAADLRGWVEEGHLPELAAIRDVTYVDLPGGHWPQLTQPEALARVVLEAADLT from the coding sequence ATGGACATCGTGCTGGTCCCGGGCCTGTGGCTGAACGCCGCATCTTGGGACGACGTGACCCCCCACCTCGAGCAAGCCGGCCACCGCGCCCACCCGCTCACCCTGCCGGGCATGGAGAGCCCGAGAGCCGACCGGGACGGCATCACCCTCGACGACCACGTCGACGCGGTCGTGGCTGCGCTCGACGCAGCGGACGCTCCGGTGCTGCTGGTCGGCCACTCCGTCGGGAGCGGCATCGCCCACGCCGCGCTCGACCGCCGGCCCGACCGGGTGGCGCGGGCGGTCCACGTCGGCGGGTTCCCCAGCGAGGACGGCCAGCCGCTCCTCGCCGGGCTGGAGGCGAAGGACGGCGAGGTGGCGATGCCCGACTGGAAGGCGATCGGCGAGGAGGCCAACGTCGCCGACCTCGACGACGACGCGCTCGCGCGCCTGTACGCCCACGCCATCCCGGTCCCCGAGCCGGTCATCACCACGCCGGTGCGACTGACCGACGAGCGGCGCTACACGGTGCCGGTGACCAGCGTCTGCCCGGAGTACACCGCGGCCGACCTGCGCGGCTGGGTCGAGGAGGGCCACCTCCCCGAGCTGGCGGCGATCCGCGACGTCACCTACGTCGACCTGCCCGGCGGCCACTGGCCCCAGCTGACGCAGCCGGAGGCGCTGGCGCGGGTGGTCCTCGAGGCGGCGGACCTCACGTGA
- a CDS encoding GNAT family N-acetyltransferase yields the protein MTVTVVPATHDRFPDLATVIGPKSPTASVCWCLSHRIPAAVNKSLVGPERGAYVEELTRRPVAPGVLAYDGDQVVGWAAVAPRAELPYARSRTIPHVDDLAVWSLWCIRVRPGHRGRGVSHALVAGAVDYARSQGAPAVEGYPVDNRGEKVDLTMAYVGTRAVFERAGFHLAARTEAVAGGFPRVLMRLDLT from the coding sequence ATGACCGTCACCGTGGTGCCCGCGACCCACGACCGCTTCCCGGACCTCGCGACCGTGATCGGGCCGAAGAGCCCCACGGCCAGCGTCTGCTGGTGCCTCAGCCACCGCATCCCCGCCGCCGTGAACAAGTCCCTCGTCGGGCCCGAGCGCGGGGCGTACGTCGAGGAGCTCACCCGCCGCCCGGTGGCACCGGGTGTGCTGGCCTACGACGGGGATCAGGTCGTGGGCTGGGCCGCCGTCGCCCCTCGTGCCGAGCTGCCCTACGCCCGGTCGCGCACGATCCCCCACGTCGACGACCTCGCGGTGTGGTCGCTCTGGTGCATCCGGGTGCGGCCCGGTCATCGCGGCCGCGGCGTCTCTCACGCGCTGGTGGCCGGCGCCGTCGACTACGCCCGCTCCCAGGGGGCTCCGGCGGTCGAGGGATACCCGGTCGACAACCGGGGCGAGAAGGTCGACCTGACGATGGCCTACGTCGGTACCCGCGCGGTCTTCGAGCGCGCCGGCTTCCACCTCGCGGCCCGCACCGAGGCGGTGGCCGGTGGCTTCCCCCGTGTCCTGATGCGCCTCGACCTCACGTGA
- a CDS encoding DUF1801 domain-containing protein, with protein sequence MEDMAGRRSPEVDAWFATYDNPQKPLVQAVRDAVLASDDRVTETIKWQAPTFVFEGNIASFYPKARKHVSLMFHQGASLPDPAGLLEGEGDTSRVAKFADADDLAAKVDALQGLVRAWVEART encoded by the coding sequence ATGGAGGACATGGCAGGCCGGAGGAGCCCGGAGGTCGACGCGTGGTTCGCGACCTATGACAACCCGCAGAAACCGCTCGTGCAGGCGGTACGGGACGCCGTCCTGGCCAGCGACGACCGCGTGACCGAGACGATCAAGTGGCAGGCTCCGACCTTCGTCTTCGAGGGCAACATCGCCTCCTTCTACCCGAAGGCGAGGAAGCACGTCTCGCTGATGTTCCACCAGGGCGCCTCGCTGCCCGACCCCGCCGGTCTGCTCGAGGGCGAGGGTGACACCTCGCGGGTCGCGAAGTTCGCCGACGCCGACGACCTCGCAGCCAAGGTCGACGCCCTGCAGGGACTGGTCCGGGCCTGGGTCGAGGCGCGGACCTGA
- a CDS encoding cation:proton antiporter yields the protein MDTDVTTYIVAGTGLFLAGVVPLARSRMISTAMAFVAVGIAAGVLPLPLPGLLPEDNRVLIERLTEVTVVVALMGAGLAIDRPAGWRSWASTWRLLGLAMPLTIAAVALLGWGLLGLAPAAALLLAAALAPTDPVLAGEVRVAGPNSEDEDVVRRGLTSEAGLNDGLAFPFVYAAILLTGTGTGNGEVGSWILRWVAWDLVGRVLIGVFLGIAVGRAFAWLAFRKWPGLAESNEGILALSATFASYGLVEAAHGWGFIGVFVTGLTIRGYERDSRYHADLHEFSHQIERLLTMVALLMFGVACGSGLLAPLTWEALLVAVLLVVVIRPVVGGLSLIGCEGSWWERSAKAFFGVRGIAAFYYLAYGIGQAPFGDQELMWATASAAVLCSIVVHGVTAAPALRRLDSWRQREAGRASPSSGIT from the coding sequence GTGGACACCGACGTCACGACCTACATCGTCGCGGGCACGGGGTTGTTCCTGGCCGGGGTGGTGCCGCTCGCGCGGTCCCGCATGATCTCCACCGCGATGGCCTTCGTGGCAGTCGGGATCGCTGCCGGCGTGCTCCCCCTGCCCCTGCCGGGACTGCTTCCGGAGGACAACCGCGTCCTCATCGAGCGGCTCACCGAGGTGACCGTGGTGGTCGCGCTGATGGGCGCCGGCTTGGCCATCGACCGACCCGCCGGGTGGCGTTCCTGGGCGTCGACCTGGCGGCTGCTGGGCCTCGCGATGCCGCTGACGATCGCGGCGGTCGCCCTGCTGGGCTGGGGCCTGCTGGGACTGGCCCCGGCGGCGGCGCTGCTGCTGGCCGCGGCGCTGGCGCCGACCGACCCCGTGCTGGCCGGTGAGGTCCGGGTCGCGGGCCCCAACAGCGAGGACGAGGACGTCGTCCGCCGTGGCCTGACCTCCGAGGCGGGCCTCAACGACGGACTGGCCTTCCCCTTTGTGTACGCCGCCATCCTGCTCACCGGCACGGGCACCGGCAACGGTGAGGTCGGCTCGTGGATCCTCCGGTGGGTTGCCTGGGACCTGGTGGGTCGGGTCCTGATCGGGGTGTTCCTCGGGATCGCCGTGGGGCGTGCTTTCGCCTGGCTGGCGTTCCGCAAGTGGCCGGGCCTCGCGGAGTCGAACGAGGGGATCCTGGCGCTGTCGGCGACCTTCGCGAGCTACGGGCTGGTGGAGGCCGCGCACGGGTGGGGCTTCATCGGCGTCTTCGTCACCGGGCTGACGATCCGCGGCTACGAGCGGGACTCCCGCTACCACGCCGACCTCCACGAGTTCTCCCACCAGATCGAGCGGTTGCTCACGATGGTGGCGCTGCTGATGTTCGGCGTGGCGTGCGGGTCCGGGCTGCTGGCGCCGCTCACCTGGGAGGCCCTGCTGGTCGCGGTCCTGCTGGTCGTGGTCATCCGCCCGGTGGTCGGGGGGCTCTCCCTCATCGGCTGCGAGGGCAGCTGGTGGGAGCGCTCGGCCAAGGCGTTCTTCGGCGTCCGCGGCATCGCGGCGTTCTACTACCTGGCCTACGGCATCGGGCAGGCACCGTTCGGCGACCAGGAGCTGATGTGGGCGACCGCGTCAGCCGCCGTGCTGTGCAGCATCGTGGTGCACGGGGTGACGGCCGCCCCCGCGCTGCGGCGGCTTGACAGCTGGCGACAGCGCGAGGCCGGGCGGGCCAGCCCCTCCTCGGGTATCACCTGA